A single Orcinus orca chromosome 2, mOrcOrc1.1, whole genome shotgun sequence DNA region contains:
- the LCTL gene encoding lactase-like protein, protein MCFFSYGGEPGAMKPVRAVTLWWVLLLVSRLGATRKESLEEASFYYGTFPLGFTWGVGSSAFQTEGAWDQDGKGPSIWDTFTHSRKGNVLGEETADVACNGYYKVQEDVALLRELHVSHYRFSLSWPRLLPTGVRADGVNKKGIQFYSDFIDALLNSNITPIVTLHHWDLPQLLQVNYGGWQNVSTANYFSDYASLCFEAFGDRVKHWVTFSDPRVSKAPLQVGKPTFQAGVYPVISHGSCGPHLPSLQTMAEKGYEMGHHAPGLKLHGTGLYKAAHHVIKAHAQAWHSYNNTWRSKQQGLVGISLNCDWGEPVDISNPKDIEAAERYLQFCLGWFANPIYAGDYPQVMKDHIGRKSAEQGLDMSRLPVFSLQEKSYIKGTSDFLGLGHFTTRYITERNYPSRQGPSYQNDRDLVELVDPNWPDLGSKWLHSVPWGFRRLLNFAQTQYGNPPIYVTENGASQKLHCTQLCDEWRIQYLKGYTNEMLKAIKDGANIKGYTSWSLLDKFEWERGYSDRYGFYYVDFNKKNRPRYPKASVEYYKKIITANGFPNPQEVESWYLKALETCSINNQMLAAEPFLSYMQIMTEIMVPTVCTLCILIAAVLLMLLLRSLS, encoded by the exons ATGTGCTTTTTCAGCTATGGGGGAGAGCCGGGAGCCATGAAGCCAGTGAGGGCTGTCACTCTTTGGTGGGTGCTACTGCTGGTGTCCAGGCTGGGGGCCACCAGGAAGGAATCCCTAGAAGAGGCCTCCTTCTACTATGGAACCTTCCCACTTG GCTTCACCTGGGGCGTGGGCAGTTCCGCCTTCCAGACTGAGGGTGCCTGGGACCAGGACGGGAAAGGGCCCAGCATCTGGGACACCTTCACGCACAGTAGGAAAGGGAATGTGCTTGGGGAGGAGACTGCAGACGTGGCCTGTAACGGCTACTACAAGGTCCAG GAGGACGTCGCTCTGCTGAGGGAGCTGCACGTCAGCCACTACCGGTTCTCCCTGTCCTGGCCCCGGCTCCTGCCCACGGGTGTGCGAG CTGACGGGGTGAACAAGAAGGGAATCCAATTCTACAGTGACTTCATTGACGCCCTTCTGAACAGCAACATCACCCCCATCGTGACCCTGCACCACTGGGATCTCCCACAG CTGCTCCAGGTCAACTATGGCGGGTGGCAGAACGTGAGCACGGCCAACTACTTCAGTGATTACGCCAGCCTATGCTTCGAGGCCTTTGGGGACCGGGTGAAGCACTGGGTCACTTTCAGTGACCCTCGGGTAAGCAAGGCCCCCCTCCAGGTGGGAAAACCCACTTTCCAGGCAGGAGTGTACCCTGTCATTTCTCACGGGTCCTGTGGTCCCCACTTGCCATCCCTGCAGACAATGGCAGAAAAAGGCTACGAGATGGGCCACCACGCACCTGGACTGAAGCTCCATGGCACGGGCCTATACAAGGCGGCACATCACGTCATTAAG GCCCATGCCCAAGCCTGGCACTCCTACAACAACACGTGGCGCAGCAAGCAGCAAG gtctGGTGGGGATTTCATTAAACTGCGACTGGGGGGAACCTGTGGACATTAGTAACCCCAAGGACATAGAGGCTGCCGAGAGATACCTACAGTTCTGCCTGGGCTGGTTTGCCAACCCCATTTACGCCGGTGACTACCCACAAGTCATGAAGGACCATATCG GAAGAAAGAGTGCAGAGCAAGGCCTGGATATGTCGAGGTTACCGGTGTTCTCACTCCAGGAAAAGAGCTACATTAAAGGCACATCTGATTTCTTGGGATTAGGTCATTTTACGACTCGGTACATCACAGAAAGGAACTACCCCTCTCGCCAGGGGCCCAGCTACCAGAACGATCGTGACCTAGTTGAACTGGTTGACCCAAACTGGCCTGATCTGGGGTCTAAATGGCTACATTCCGTGCCATGGGGATTTAGGAGGCTTCTCAACTTTGCTCAG ACTCAATACGGCAATCCACCCATATATGTGACAGAAAATGGAGCATCTCAAAAACTACACTGTACCCAATTATGTGATGAGTGGAGAATTCAATACCTTAAAGGATACACAAATGAAATGCTAAAAG CTATCAAAGATGGTGCTAATATAAAAGGGTATACTTCCTGGTCTCTGTTGGATAAGTTTGAATGGGAGAGAGGATACTCAGATAGATATGGATTCTACTATGTCGATTTCAACAAGAAAAATAGGCCGCGCTATCCAAAGGCTTCAGTTGAATATTACAAGAAGATTATCACTGCCAATGGGTTTCCCAATCCTCAAGAG GTGGAAAGTTGGTACCTCAAAGCCTTGGAAACTTGCTCTATCAACAACCAGATGCTTGCTGCAG AGCCTTTTCTAAGTTACATGCAGATCATGACGGAGATCATGGTACCTACAGTCTGTACCCTCTGTATACTAATCGCTGCAGTTCTCCTGATGCTTCTGCTGAGGAGCCTGAGCTGA